The following coding sequences are from one Methanofollis sp. window:
- the cbiQ gene encoding cobalt ECF transporter T component CbiQ: MIEELFAIEQVAQGTSPVHLCDARVKILIVFAFIIATVAFPYTTGVYLPCAVFLAFFAALWALSHISPKEYLKRLLLVLPFGFFLIVFQIFFTNPHYAEFHPLVTLPLGIAIYAESVEFATILAAKFLVCISFIILLSSTTTMQGMLEGAGRLGLPSEFTLILGMMIRYLFLFGRMYVRVNAALQTRCFDALDRTLPHRYRLKMLAYEVGTIFLRSFEQGERTYTSMLCRGYGKDSHLLITKKPLKVVEWAFLAGTFALIIATSTLTWLF; the protein is encoded by the coding sequence ATGATAGAGGAACTCTTCGCTATCGAGCAGGTGGCGCAGGGGACAAGCCCCGTCCACCTGTGCGACGCACGGGTGAAGATCCTCATTGTCTTCGCCTTCATCATCGCCACCGTCGCGTTCCCGTACACGACCGGGGTCTACCTCCCCTGTGCCGTCTTCCTGGCATTCTTCGCGGCCCTCTGGGCACTATCCCACATCTCCCCAAAAGAATACCTCAAGCGCCTGCTCCTTGTCCTGCCCTTCGGCTTCTTCCTCATCGTCTTCCAGATATTCTTCACCAACCCGCACTACGCCGAGTTCCACCCCCTCGTCACCCTCCCCCTCGGCATCGCAATCTATGCCGAGTCCGTGGAGTTCGCCACCATCCTTGCGGCAAAGTTCCTGGTCTGCATCTCCTTCATCATCCTGCTCTCGTCCACGACGACGATGCAGGGCATGCTCGAAGGTGCCGGGCGCCTCGGCCTCCCGTCAGAGTTCACCCTCATCCTGGGGATGATGATCCGCTATCTCTTCCTCTTCGGGAGGATGTACGTGCGGGTCAACGCGGCCCTCCAGACCAGATGCTTCGATGCTCTCGACCGTACCCTGCCCCACCGCTATCGCCTGAAGATGCTCGCCTACGAGGTCGGGACGATCTTCCTGCGGTCCTTCGAGCAGGGGGAACGGACCTACACGAGCATGCTCTGCCGCGGCTATGGGAAGGACTCCCACCTCCTCATCACGAAAAAACCGTTGAAGGTGGTCGAATGGGCGTTTCTTGCCGGGACGTTCGCCCTCATCATCGCCACCTCGACCCTTACCTGGCTGTTCTGA
- the gyrA gene encoding DNA gyrase subunit A produces the protein MTSEGDEAHRSIIPVTVETEMKASYIDYAMSVIIGRAIPDVRDGLKPVHRRILYGMGEMGNTHEKPTKKSASIVGWVMGKYHPHGDSAIYDTLVKMAQPFSYRCMPVEGQGNFGSIDGDSAAAMRYTEARLTPLAEAMLEDIEKETVDFTPNFDESTKEPTVLPAKMPNLLVNGSSGIAVGMATNMPPHNLGEVCDALCAYIDDPDIPVDDLMKLLPGPDFPTGGVIMGRAGIREAYLTGRGKCVIRGVAEIEEEGRTPRIIISEIPFQVNKANLVEQIADLVREKRIEGISDLRDESDKDGIRVVIDLKRDAMPQVVLNQIYKHTPLENTFGIINLAIVGGRPMVLSLPALLGYYLDHRIEVVRRRSEFDLRKANERVHILNGLILALSSIDDVVAAIRASPSADEARGTLISRFGLDEAQANAILQMQLRRLAALEQQKIQEERGDLQKEIARLQDILRDRPHILAEIEKEVAAIREQFADPRRTEIAAAAGEINKEDLIEDRPALVSLTATNYIKRMPLDAYRMQRRGGKGVIGMATKEDDVVTDVFVASTHDYLLCFTNLGRIYWMKVYDIPESTRTGKGKAIVNLLDLKDERVNAVIPVREFDPEHFLFFATKGGMVLKVPLNEFSHPRPSGILAIKLKEGDELVDVKVTDAAQEVLLTTLKGQSLRFSEEAVRPLHRNSQGVIGIRMRDGDHLVALSLVSRDHLLTVTGRGMGKRTEFDEFRGHGRGTMGVRNIQPPYGDGVVSAKAVSDGDEIILMSTSGIVMRTSVSGISIQKRGTRGVRVMKMDEGDRVVGFAVILPEDLEI, from the coding sequence TTGACATCTGAGGGAGACGAGGCGCACAGGTCCATTATTCCGGTGACGGTCGAGACCGAGATGAAGGCCTCGTACATCGACTACGCGATGTCGGTGATCATCGGCCGGGCCATCCCTGACGTGCGGGACGGCTTGAAGCCGGTTCACAGGCGTATCCTCTACGGCATGGGGGAGATGGGCAACACCCATGAAAAGCCGACGAAGAAGAGTGCGAGTATCGTCGGTTGGGTGATGGGAAAGTATCACCCGCACGGCGACTCCGCAATCTACGATACTCTCGTCAAGATGGCGCAGCCCTTCTCGTATCGCTGCATGCCGGTCGAGGGGCAGGGCAACTTCGGGTCCATCGACGGCGACTCCGCTGCAGCGATGCGATACACCGAGGCCCGCCTCACCCCCCTCGCCGAGGCGATGCTCGAAGACATCGAGAAGGAGACGGTGGACTTCACGCCGAACTTCGATGAGTCGACGAAGGAACCGACTGTCCTGCCTGCAAAGATGCCAAACCTGCTCGTGAACGGGTCGTCGGGGATCGCCGTCGGTATGGCGACGAATATGCCGCCGCACAACCTCGGCGAGGTCTGCGACGCTCTCTGTGCCTATATCGACGACCCGGATATACCGGTCGACGACCTGATGAAACTCCTCCCTGGCCCGGACTTCCCGACCGGCGGGGTGATCATGGGCCGTGCCGGCATCCGCGAGGCCTATCTCACCGGCCGGGGGAAATGCGTCATCCGGGGCGTTGCCGAGATCGAGGAAGAGGGCAGGACGCCGCGGATCATCATCTCCGAGATCCCCTTCCAGGTGAACAAGGCAAATCTGGTGGAGCAGATCGCGGACCTCGTGCGGGAGAAGAGGATCGAAGGGATCTCCGATCTGCGGGACGAGTCCGACAAGGACGGGATCAGGGTTGTCATCGACCTGAAGAGGGACGCGATGCCGCAGGTCGTCCTCAACCAGATCTACAAGCACACTCCCCTGGAGAACACCTTCGGGATCATCAACCTCGCCATCGTGGGCGGCAGACCGATGGTGCTCAGCCTACCCGCCCTCCTCGGTTACTATCTCGACCACAGGATAGAGGTGGTGCGCAGGAGGTCTGAGTTCGACCTGCGGAAGGCAAACGAGAGAGTCCACATCCTCAATGGCCTGATCCTGGCCCTTTCAAGCATCGACGACGTGGTCGCCGCTATCAGGGCGTCCCCGAGTGCCGACGAGGCGAGGGGGACTCTGATATCCCGGTTCGGCCTTGACGAGGCGCAGGCAAACGCCATTCTCCAGATGCAGCTCCGCCGCCTCGCCGCCCTTGAGCAGCAGAAGATCCAGGAGGAACGGGGGGATCTCCAGAAGGAGATTGCCCGCCTGCAGGATATCCTCCGGGACCGCCCACATATCCTTGCCGAGATCGAAAAAGAGGTCGCCGCGATCAGGGAACAGTTTGCGGACCCGCGGCGGACAGAGATCGCCGCGGCAGCAGGGGAGATCAACAAGGAGGACCTCATCGAGGACAGGCCGGCGCTCGTCTCCCTGACGGCGACGAACTATATCAAGAGGATGCCTCTGGACGCCTACCGGATGCAGCGCCGGGGCGGGAAGGGTGTCATCGGCATGGCGACGAAGGAGGACGATGTCGTCACCGATGTCTTTGTGGCGAGTACCCACGATTATCTTCTCTGTTTCACGAACCTCGGCCGGATCTACTGGATGAAGGTCTATGATATCCCGGAGAGCACGCGCACCGGGAAGGGAAAGGCAATCGTGAACCTTCTTGACCTGAAGGACGAGCGGGTCAATGCGGTCATCCCGGTGCGGGAGTTCGACCCGGAGCACTTCCTCTTCTTCGCGACGAAGGGAGGCATGGTGCTGAAGGTCCCGCTCAACGAGTTCTCGCATCCGCGGCCGAGCGGTATCCTCGCGATCAAGTTGAAGGAGGGCGACGAGTTGGTGGACGTGAAGGTCACCGACGCGGCGCAGGAGGTGCTCCTGACGACCTTGAAGGGCCAGAGTCTCCGCTTCTCGGAGGAGGCGGTCAGGCCGCTCCACCGCAACTCGCAGGGTGTCATCGGGATCAGGATGCGGGACGGCGACCACCTGGTGGCCTTGAGCCTGGTCTCACGCGACCACCTGCTCACGGTTACCGGGAGGGGGATGGGCAAGAGGACGGAGTTCGACGAGTTCCGCGGCCACGGCCGGGGCACGATGGGCGTGCGGAACATCCAGCCTCCCTATGGCGACGGCGTCGTCTCGGCGAAGGCGGTATCGGACGGCGACGAGATCATCCTGATGAGCACCTCAGGGATCGTGATGAGGACGTCGGTCTCCGGCATCTCCATCCAGAAGAGGGGCACCCGCGGCGTGCGGGTCATGAAGATGGACGAGGGCGATCGGGTCGTCGGTTTCGCGGTCATCCTCCCTGAAGATCTGGAGATCTAA
- the mcrG gene encoding coenzyme-B sulfoethylthiotransferase subunit gamma translates to MAYKPQYGPGTSIVAQNRRNQMNPSYKLKKLRDVTDEDVVLILGHRAPGAAYPSAHPPLAEQQEPADPMRKLVKPTDGAKAGDRVRYIQFADSMFNAPSQPYQRTYAEMYRFRAIDPGTLSGRQIVECRERDLDKYAKTLIETEMFDPALVSMRGATVHGHSLRLAEDGMMFDALQRCVLGEDGIVRYVKDQVGVPLDRAVEVGKPMNAKWLKEHSTIFHSLVGTALREDPEYIEYLQRIHTLRTKYGFMPKEE, encoded by the coding sequence ATGGCATACAAACCACAGTATGGTCCGGGAACTTCTATCGTTGCCCAGAACAGGCGCAACCAGATGAACCCCAGCTACAAACTCAAAAAGCTCCGTGACGTTACCGACGAGGACGTTGTCCTGATCCTCGGCCACCGTGCACCAGGTGCGGCCTACCCGAGCGCCCACCCGCCCCTTGCCGAGCAGCAGGAACCCGCAGACCCGATGCGCAAGCTGGTCAAGCCCACCGATGGCGCAAAGGCCGGCGACCGCGTGCGTTACATCCAGTTCGCAGACTCGATGTTCAACGCCCCGTCCCAGCCGTACCAGCGGACGTACGCAGAAATGTACCGCTTCCGCGCCATCGACCCCGGCACCCTGTCAGGCCGCCAGATCGTCGAGTGCCGCGAGCGCGACCTCGACAAGTACGCGAAGACCCTGATCGAGACCGAGATGTTCGACCCCGCCCTCGTCAGCATGCGTGGTGCGACCGTGCACGGTCACTCCCTCCGTCTTGCAGAGGACGGCATGATGTTCGACGCCCTCCAGCGCTGCGTCCTCGGTGAGGACGGCATCGTCCGCTACGTGAAGGACCAGGTCGGCGTTCCCCTCGACCGTGCGGTCGAAGTCGGCAAGCCGATGAACGCAAAGTGGCTCAAGGAGCACAGCACGATCTTCCACTCCCTTGTCGGGACTGCGCTCCGTGAAGACCCCGAGTACATCGAATACCTCCAGCGCATCCACACGCTGAGGACCAAATACGGTTTCATGCCCAAGGAGGAGTGA
- the cbiM gene encoding cobalt transporter CbiM, with protein MHIPDVFIPLWQSAIYWVIALIFIGLALRWARNELDDEKVPLIAVLAAGIFAIQAFNLPVGMGTTGHLVGGALAAILLGSPYAAVFILTLVLLVQGVVFGDGGLTTMGANIINMGVIGGFVGFYTYKGVMGIAGNTYLSAGVAAWFACVIPALCASIEMFLAGTFPLVEGMIAMGTYHAAIGIIEAVITAGAIYLIASARPDLMKTVKGVAA; from the coding sequence ATGCACATTCCAGACGTCTTTATTCCCCTCTGGCAGAGCGCCATTTACTGGGTCATTGCTCTGATATTCATCGGCCTCGCCTTGCGGTGGGCACGAAACGAACTCGACGACGAGAAGGTACCCCTCATCGCCGTCCTTGCCGCCGGGATCTTCGCCATCCAGGCATTCAACCTCCCGGTCGGCATGGGAACAACCGGTCACCTTGTCGGCGGGGCCCTTGCGGCAATCCTCCTCGGTTCCCCCTATGCCGCGGTCTTCATCCTCACCCTCGTGCTCCTTGTCCAGGGTGTCGTCTTCGGAGACGGCGGACTCACGACGATGGGCGCCAACATCATCAATATGGGCGTCATCGGCGGGTTTGTCGGGTTCTACACATACAAAGGAGTGATGGGCATTGCAGGGAACACTTACCTCTCCGCAGGCGTCGCCGCCTGGTTCGCCTGCGTCATACCGGCACTCTGTGCATCCATCGAGATGTTCCTCGCCGGCACCTTCCCGCTCGTCGAGGGCATGATCGCGATGGGCACCTACCATGCGGCCATCGGTATCATCGAGGCCGTCATCACCGCCGGTGCGATCTACCTCATCGCCTCGGCGCGGCCTGACCTCATGAAGACAGTCAAGGGGGTGGCGGCATGA
- the mcrD gene encoding methyl-coenzyme M reductase operon protein D: MPESAFPQCRIVPLRLLSPQTTEGLLNRVAGVPGIRRIVINGPGLPAIVPYGPARGQANPNTNRRTIQVCGAEFEMKIQTGTVTLEVEDDKVIAAVQETCDAFFTEIQYTLQKGRRFMKSTPTLVDYAKYGPETNELVIGLVDPRKKDGPIIIPIPTRPEQGEDCQEISRQNIHQI, from the coding sequence TTGCCTGAGTCAGCCTTCCCCCAGTGCAGGATCGTTCCCCTCCGTCTCCTGTCGCCCCAGACGACAGAAGGCCTGCTGAACCGGGTCGCAGGGGTTCCGGGAATCCGCCGGATCGTGATCAACGGTCCCGGCCTCCCGGCCATTGTCCCGTACGGCCCGGCACGCGGCCAGGCCAATCCCAATACCAACAGGCGGACGATCCAGGTCTGCGGCGCCGAATTCGAGATGAAGATCCAGACCGGCACGGTCACCCTTGAAGTCGAAGACGACAAGGTGATCGCGGCAGTGCAGGAGACGTGCGACGCGTTCTTCACCGAAATCCAGTACACGCTCCAGAAAGGCCGCCGGTTCATGAAGAGCACTCCAACCCTTGTGGACTATGCAAAATATGGTCCCGAGACAAACGAGCTCGTCATCGGACTCGTCGATCCCAGAAAGAAAGACGGCCCGATCATCATCCCGATTCCCACCCGCCCGGAGCAGGGGGAAGACTGTCAGGAAATCTCCAGACAGAATATACACCAGATTTAA
- a CDS encoding PDGLE domain-containing protein has product MMETKQFVALGVIVAILIGVTAVFFAAGDPDGLESTALVVLGEKSLTGPTPEDADPEAVGQDVGFEYEAPMPDYTMGEGAGKMGEVIAVVVGIFLALLLVLGAGKAVTASKH; this is encoded by the coding sequence ATGATGGAGACGAAGCAGTTCGTCGCCCTCGGTGTCATCGTTGCCATCCTGATCGGCGTCACCGCCGTCTTCTTTGCCGCGGGCGATCCCGACGGCCTGGAGAGCACGGCCCTTGTTGTCCTGGGCGAGAAGAGTCTCACCGGACCGACACCCGAAGACGCCGACCCCGAAGCCGTCGGCCAGGACGTCGGCTTCGAGTACGAGGCACCCATGCCTGATTACACGATGGGAGAGGGGGCCGGCAAGATGGGTGAGGTCATCGCCGTCGTCGTCGGCATCTTCCTTGCCCTTCTCCTCGTCCTCGGTGCCGGCAAGGCAGTCACTGCCTCAAAACACTGA
- a CDS encoding ATP-binding cassette domain-containing protein, whose translation MHIIETRNLTFAYPNRPPALNNVNFIAGRKARIAVIGANGAGKSTLFKHLNGILKPTSGEVLIHGEPITKANQREVRKMVGIVFQNPDDQVFAPTVEQDIAFGPTNLGLDEETIHHRVESAIRLLDLDEMRDRPPHQLSGGEKKRVAIAGILAMEPQVLVLDEPTAGLDPQGVADLISFINTLPERFGMTVIFSTHHLDLVPELADYVYVMDRGAVVAAGMVPEIFSQADLLTRTRLDIPVLQRLMRSLREAGVPLGEGYTYTEVEAAFLSAYRGRQ comes from the coding sequence ATGCATATTATCGAGACCCGCAACCTCACCTTCGCCTACCCGAACCGGCCTCCGGCCCTGAACAACGTGAACTTCATTGCCGGCAGGAAGGCACGGATAGCGGTGATCGGGGCGAACGGCGCGGGAAAGAGCACCCTCTTCAAGCACCTCAACGGCATCCTGAAGCCGACGTCGGGCGAGGTACTCATCCACGGCGAGCCTATCACAAAGGCGAACCAGAGGGAGGTGCGCAAGATGGTCGGCATCGTCTTCCAGAACCCTGACGATCAGGTCTTCGCGCCGACGGTCGAGCAGGACATCGCCTTCGGACCGACAAATCTGGGTCTCGACGAGGAGACGATCCACCACCGGGTGGAGAGCGCAATCCGCCTTCTCGATCTCGACGAGATGCGCGACCGCCCGCCCCACCAGCTCTCCGGCGGGGAGAAGAAGCGCGTCGCCATCGCCGGCATCCTGGCCATGGAGCCCCAGGTGCTCGTCCTCGACGAACCGACGGCGGGACTCGACCCGCAGGGCGTCGCGGATCTGATCTCCTTTATCAACACCCTGCCCGAGCGTTTCGGCATGACGGTGATCTTCTCCACCCACCACCTCGACCTGGTGCCAGAACTGGCCGACTATGTCTATGTGATGGACCGCGGCGCAGTCGTGGCAGCGGGGATGGTGCCTGAGATCTTCTCGCAGGCCGACCTCCTGACGCGGACCCGCCTCGACATCCCTGTGCTCCAGAGGCTGATGCGGTCCCTGCGCGAGGCCGGCGTCCCCCTCGGCGAGGGCTACACCTATACCGAGGTCGAGGCGGCGTTCCTCTCCGCATACCGGGGGAGGCAATGA
- the mcrA gene encoding coenzyme-B sulfoethylthiotransferase subunit alpha: protein MAKIERAQKLFLKALKEKFQGQDVQSEKTEFYNFGGVRQSPRKCEFMKESRAVEMQRGISMYDPERCHLGGIPMGQRQLMTYEVSGTGVFVEGDDLHFVNNAAMQQMWDEIRRTVIVGMDMAHATLQKRLGKEVTPETINEYLHILNHAMPGGAVVQEHMVETHPALTDDCYVKVFTGDDELADDIEPQFLLNIEKLFPKKQAEDLKAEVGKSMFQAIHIPSIVSRTCDGGTTSRWSAMQIGMSFIAAYRMCAGEAAVADLSFAAKHAGVIQMASILPARRARGPNEPGGIKFGHFADMIQADRKYPNDPAKASLEVVGAGCMLFDQIWLGSYMSGGVGFTQYATAAYTDNILDEFTYYGMDYIKDKYNVDWRNPSADDKVKPTQDVVNDISTEVTINAMEQYEQFPTMMEDHFGGSQRAGVMAAASGLSTAIATGNSNAGLNGWYLSMIIHKDAWSRLGFFGYDLQDQCGSANSLSMEPDRGLMGELRGPNYPNYAMNVGHQGEYSAIVAGSHYGRGDAFCLEPLIKITFADPSLKFDFAEPRREFAKGAIREFMPAGERSLIIPAR, encoded by the coding sequence ATGGCAAAGATTGAGAGAGCACAGAAACTGTTCCTGAAGGCACTCAAGGAGAAGTTCCAGGGACAGGATGTGCAGTCTGAAAAGACTGAGTTCTATAACTTCGGCGGCGTCCGCCAGTCCCCGAGAAAGTGCGAGTTCATGAAGGAGTCCCGCGCCGTCGAGATGCAGCGCGGTATCTCCATGTACGACCCCGAACGCTGCCACCTTGGCGGCATCCCGATGGGCCAGCGCCAGCTGATGACCTACGAAGTCTCCGGCACCGGCGTCTTCGTCGAGGGCGACGACCTGCACTTCGTCAACAACGCTGCCATGCAGCAGATGTGGGACGAGATCCGCCGGACCGTTATCGTCGGCATGGACATGGCCCACGCCACCCTGCAGAAGCGCCTTGGCAAGGAAGTCACTCCTGAGACGATCAACGAGTACCTCCACATCCTCAACCACGCGATGCCGGGCGGCGCAGTCGTCCAGGAACACATGGTCGAGACTCACCCGGCACTCACCGACGACTGCTACGTGAAGGTCTTCACCGGCGACGACGAGCTCGCAGACGACATCGAACCCCAGTTCCTCCTGAACATCGAGAAGCTCTTCCCGAAGAAGCAGGCCGAGGACCTCAAGGCCGAGGTCGGCAAGTCGATGTTCCAGGCAATCCACATCCCGTCCATCGTCTCCAGGACGTGCGACGGCGGCACCACCTCCCGCTGGTCTGCGATGCAGATCGGTATGTCCTTCATCGCCGCGTACCGCATGTGCGCCGGTGAAGCGGCAGTCGCCGACCTCTCCTTCGCAGCAAAGCACGCCGGCGTCATCCAGATGGCGTCCATCCTCCCGGCCCGCCGTGCACGCGGTCCGAACGAGCCCGGCGGCATCAAGTTCGGCCACTTCGCCGATATGATCCAGGCCGACCGCAAGTACCCGAACGACCCGGCAAAGGCGTCCCTCGAGGTCGTCGGCGCGGGCTGCATGCTCTTCGACCAGATCTGGCTCGGCTCATACATGTCCGGCGGTGTCGGTTTCACCCAGTACGCGACCGCCGCATACACCGACAACATCCTGGATGAGTTCACCTACTACGGCATGGACTACATCAAGGACAAGTACAACGTCGACTGGAGGAACCCGTCCGCTGATGACAAGGTCAAGCCGACCCAGGACGTCGTCAACGACATCTCTACCGAGGTCACCATCAACGCCATGGAACAGTACGAGCAGTTCCCGACCATGATGGAAGACCACTTCGGCGGTTCCCAGCGTGCCGGTGTCATGGCAGCAGCCTCCGGTCTTTCCACCGCGATTGCAACCGGCAACTCGAACGCCGGTCTCAACGGCTGGTACCTCTCCATGATCATCCACAAGGATGCATGGTCCAGGCTCGGCTTCTTCGGCTACGACCTGCAGGACCAGTGCGGTTCAGCAAACTCCCTCTCCATGGAGCCTGACCGCGGCCTGATGGGCGAACTCCGTGGCCCGAACTACCCGAACTACGCCATGAACGTCGGTCACCAGGGCGAGTACTCCGCTATCGTCGCCGGTTCCCACTACGGCCGCGGCGATGCGTTCTGCCTCGAACCTCTGATCAAGATCACCTTCGCAGACCCGTCCCTGAAGTTCGACTTTGCCGAACCCAGGCGCGAGTTTGCAAAGGGTGCGATCCGCGAGTTCATGCCCGCGGGCGAGCGCTCCCTGATCATCCCGGCCAGGTAA
- a CDS encoding DNA topoisomerase subunit B: MRDSYDASHITVLKGLEPVRERPAMYIGSTDTRGLHHLVYEVVDNSIDEALAGFCDQIRVTIGADGSCTVEDNGRGIPVDTMKSGKSAIEVVLTVLHAGGKFDKNTYQVSGGLHGVGVSVVNALSTILRATVFRDGRVYEIVFSRGLMTEPLTSREESLDEMKARYIRVFGVEGEWEGIEDRALFLERFGDRLTGTMVSFMPDPAIFETVEFDYDVLAHRMRELAFLNSGLAIDIRDERSGEEDRYRYEGGITEFVRHLTESDERIHEDPIAVDRKDEESRVEVEVALQYTNTYKEQIFTFVNSVNTREGGTHLEGFRSAITRAINASAKKNNLLKNGGTVRGEDVREGLNAVISLKVANPQFEGQTKMRLGNSNVRGIVDSLVYSSLTEYFEENPKVLQAVVGKALLAARAREAAQSARDLARRKSTLESTGLPGKLADCSERDPAKSEIYIVEGDSAGGSAKQGRDRRFQAILPLRGKILNVEKASPHKILKNTEIQALIAAMGTGVGENFNADKSRYHHIVIMTDADVDGAHIRTLLLTFFFRYMTELIERGYVYIAQPPLFRVARGKKERYAYREEDMKVILGEMGETGISVQRYKGLGEMNAEQLWETTMDPEHRVFRQVRIEDASYANEIFEKLMGDDVEPRREFIWKHAQEVKNLDI, translated from the coding sequence ATGAGAGATTCCTATGATGCCTCCCATATCACCGTCCTGAAGGGCCTCGAACCGGTGCGTGAGCGTCCCGCCATGTACATCGGCTCGACCGACACACGGGGCCTCCACCACCTTGTCTACGAGGTGGTGGACAACTCCATCGACGAGGCGCTTGCAGGGTTCTGTGATCAGATCAGGGTGACCATCGGCGCCGACGGTTCCTGCACCGTCGAGGACAATGGCCGCGGCATCCCGGTCGACACGATGAAATCAGGGAAGAGCGCCATCGAAGTGGTGCTCACCGTCCTCCACGCGGGCGGCAAGTTCGACAAGAACACGTACCAGGTCTCAGGCGGCCTGCACGGCGTCGGCGTCTCGGTCGTCAATGCCCTCTCGACCATCCTGAGAGCGACGGTCTTCAGGGACGGCCGGGTCTATGAGATAGTCTTCTCGCGCGGACTGATGACCGAACCTCTCACCTCCCGGGAGGAGAGCCTCGACGAGATGAAGGCACGGTACATTCGGGTCTTCGGCGTCGAGGGGGAGTGGGAGGGCATCGAGGACCGTGCCCTCTTCCTGGAACGGTTCGGCGATCGCCTGACCGGGACGATGGTCTCCTTCATGCCCGACCCCGCGATCTTCGAGACGGTCGAGTTCGACTACGATGTCCTCGCCCACAGGATGCGGGAACTGGCCTTCCTCAACTCCGGACTTGCGATCGATATCCGCGACGAGAGGAGCGGCGAGGAGGACCGCTACCGCTATGAAGGCGGGATCACGGAGTTCGTCCGCCACCTCACCGAGAGCGACGAGCGTATCCACGAGGACCCCATCGCCGTCGACCGGAAGGACGAGGAGAGCAGGGTCGAGGTCGAGGTCGCCCTCCAGTACACGAACACCTACAAGGAGCAGATCTTCACCTTCGTCAACTCGGTGAACACGCGGGAAGGCGGCACCCACCTCGAAGGTTTCAGGAGCGCGATCACCCGGGCGATCAATGCCTCGGCAAAGAAGAACAACCTCCTCAAGAACGGCGGTACTGTCCGGGGTGAAGATGTCAGGGAAGGACTGAACGCCGTCATCTCCCTCAAGGTCGCCAACCCCCAGTTCGAGGGACAGACGAAGATGCGCCTTGGCAACTCGAATGTGCGGGGGATCGTCGACTCCCTTGTCTACTCATCCCTCACAGAATACTTCGAGGAGAACCCGAAGGTGCTCCAGGCGGTCGTCGGCAAGGCCCTCCTTGCGGCGCGGGCACGCGAGGCGGCGCAGAGCGCACGCGACCTTGCCCGGAGAAAGAGCACCCTCGAAAGCACCGGCCTCCCCGGCAAACTCGCGGATTGCTCAGAACGCGACCCTGCAAAGAGCGAGATCTATATCGTCGAGGGTGACTCTGCGGGCGGTTCCGCGAAGCAGGGACGAGACCGGCGTTTCCAGGCTATCCTCCCCCTTCGGGGCAAGATCCTTAACGTCGAGAAGGCCTCCCCACACAAGATCCTGAAGAATACCGAGATCCAGGCGCTCATTGCGGCGATGGGTACCGGTGTCGGCGAGAATTTCAACGCCGATAAGTCTCGCTACCACCACATCGTCATCATGACGGATGCCGATGTGGACGGGGCGCATATCAGGACGCTCCTCCTCACCTTCTTCTTCCGGTACATGACCGAACTGATCGAGCGCGGGTATGTCTACATCGCCCAGCCACCCCTGTTCAGGGTGGCGCGGGGCAAGAAGGAGAGGTACGCCTACCGCGAGGAGGACATGAAGGTAATCCTCGGCGAGATGGGCGAGACCGGCATCTCGGTTCAGCGGTACAAGGGTCTTGGTGAGATGAACGCCGAACAGCTCTGGGAGACGACGATGGACCCTGAACACCGTGTCTTCAGGCAGGTGCGGATCGAGGACGCAAGTTACGCGAACGAGATCTTCGAGAAGTTGATGGGCGACGACGTGGAGCCGAGACGGGAATTTATCTGGAAACATGCACAGGAGGTGAAGAACCTTGACATCTGA